TCGTTGGCGCCTACCTCAGCAAATTAATTGATACTACTATTTTAGAATTTTCGCTGGCCATCTTTTTAATTGTAGTAAGTTTAGTTTTTCTCATTTTCAAAAATCTTGAATTAAAACCAACACTTCCCAATGCTATTGGTGGAGGAGTGATTTCAGGGTTTGTTGCCGGACTATTGGGAACCGGTGGCGCCATCAGAGGTTTAACCTTAGCTGCTTATAATTTAAAGATGGAAGTATTTATTGCTACATCCGCTATCATTGATTTGGCAATCGATTCCAGCAGAAGTGTCGTTTACTTTTTTAACGGATATATGCGAAAAGATTTACTTTATCTGATTCCGATTTTACTGGTGGCAAGTATTATCGGAACCTATATTGGTAAAAAAATTCTGACTAAAATTTCAGAAATTCAGTTTAAATACATTGTGCTTTTATTAATTTTGGCTACAGGAATTATTACTCTTGTGAAGGCATTTTAAATTTACACAATGAAAAAAATAAACAGTATTGATCAGCACATTGCTCAGTTTCCAAAGGAAACACAACAGTTGTTAGAACTCTTGCGCATGACCATTCGTCAAGCGGCACCAACAGCTGAAGAAGTCATCAGCTACAGCATGCCTGCATTCAAACAAAACGGAGTATTGGTATGGTTTACCGGTTATAAAAATCACATTGGTTTTTATCCTTCTTCTTCACCCATTGAAATTTTTAAAGAGCAACTCACAAAATATAAAACGTCAAAGGGTGCTATTCAATTTTCATTGGATAAGCCATTGCCTTTGCCACTTATAACTAAAATTGTAAAATTCAGAATAAAACAAGATTCAGAAAAAGCGGTCGCAAAAAAGAATGTAAAAAAATGTTCGAAAGGACATACGTTTACAAAAACGAGTGCTTGTCCTACTTGTCCCATTTGTGAACAAAAACGAAAACCAAAGGAAGGGTTTCTTTCTTACTTCGCGGCTCCTGCAAGAAGAGCTTTAGAAAACAAAGGAATAAAAACGGTGAAGCAGCTTTCTAAGTTTACACAAGCTGAAATGATGGCATTGCATGGAATTGGTCCTTCCAGTTTGCCAATCTTTCAAAAGGCATTAAAAAGTGAAGGACTCACATTTAAAAAGAAAGCCTAACCACTTCCAATAAAAAAACCAGCGATTGATTTTGTCAATCGCTGGTTTTTTGTTTTAAAACTTTTTTTGTTAATGCGCGTTTTCCTGTTTTGCTGCAACAGGTGGTTCCATCACAGCACCACATTTTTTGCATGTACGCAAATCGATGCTTCCATAAAAGTGAGCAAACGTTTCTTGAAACTGCGTCATAATATTTGTCAGCTTAAATTTTTTCACAAACAACGGTTCGTTGCACTTTTCACAAAACCACATCAACCCATCTTCTTCACCTTCTCTGCGTTTGCGTTCAATCACCAATCCAACAGTATTTGCAGGACGGCCGGGGTTGTGCGGAACGCGAGGCGGCAACAAAAATATTTCACCTTCTTTAATCGGGACATCTACCGCTTTTCCATTTTCCTGAACTTTCACAGTTACATCACCTTCCAACTGGTAGAAGAATTCTTCGCTCTCATTGTAATGATAATCTTTACGGGCGTTGGGGCCACCAACCACCATGATAATAAATTCGGTATCCTCATATACAACTTTGTTGTTTACAGGAGGTTTTAAAAGATGACGATTGTCGTCAATCCATTTTTTGAAATTAAAAGGGCGTGTGATCATAATTAACTTTATTTTTCTATAATAATTTTTTGAACGGTTCGATTTTGATTCTTTTTGCTTTTTGCCGAAATAAAATAAACACCAGCTGCGAAATTTGAAATGGATATTTTAGTGTTTTCAATACTTGTTTTTAGAGTTTCGCCCAAGATATTAAAAACTGTTATCTCATAGTCATCCATATCCTCCCCTTCAATTAAAATTGTTATTTCATCCCTTGCAGGAACTGGAAAAATATTCAATTTGGGTTTTTGAATTTCGCTTTCATTAACTCCGACATTGCAATTCGCTATTTCACAACCTGCGCTATCTACCTTAATAAGCCACGAATCTTGAGTTGATAAATAAGTGGTACCAGTCATAACAAATCCATTATCTGTAGTCAATTTTAAATCAAAAAGATCATTGTAAATACTCCCTTTATAGTAGGTTCGCATCCATTTTTCATTTCCCGAACTATCTACTTTTATTAATATGCCTTGAGGGCTACCACTTGATACTACACCAGAGCAGACCACACTACCATCACTCAATATTATAGGGACAGCAAAAAGCTGTTGATCACCTATTCCGCCATAGGTTTGCTCCCAGATTGTAGCTCCTGTTTTTGTTAACTTAGTAATATAGGCCTGGTACGATAATCCTGTAACAAATTTTGATCCTACTAAAACATAAGTACTATCAGCAAATTGTTGAATAAATCCCTGGCCTGCTGAACCAGCAATAGTTCTCTCCCATTGAAAATTACCGTCTTCATCTGTCTTAACAATGTACATTTGACCTGATTGATGCCCTGTCAATAAATATCCATTATCTAATGTTTTAATTCCGCTGTATGCTTCTTCTTGTGCACTCGTTCCAAAAGTTTTTTGCCATTGAAACCCACCCAAACTATCAGTTTTAACCATGTAAAAGTCAGACTGGCCACTACCATAACTGGTAGTAGCCCCTATAAGCACGAAACCACTATCAGCTGATTGTATTGTTATGTTAGCTACATCCAAACCACTCCCACCATACATTTTCATCCAAAGAGTGTCAGCACTGTTATTTAATTTAACTAGCAGAGCATTACCGCTGTCTGTTGAATCAAGAAGATTAATTATTGTTCCACCAAAGGCAATTTTATTATCATTTGTTCTAATCAATGAATTTGAATAGCCTGTATAATATGCAAACTGATTTTGAGGAAAACTTTTGGTCCATATCGTATCTCCAGAATAATCTGTTTTAACAAAACTCATAGCCCTATAACTTGTTGTTATTTCTTGACCAAGAACCAAATAACCAACCGAGTCATCTAATACAGACGTTGAACCATGAGCTATTCCACCTATTTCATACGAATTATTGAAATAAGTTTGAGCAATGGATTTACAAGCAAATAAATATAAGGCTAACGCTAATTTAAACCAGAATTTCATTATTTCGATATGATTATCTTTTGCTTTTCAACAATTCCCTGTTCTGTTTTTAAAACATATAAATATATCCCGCTATTAATTTTTTTATTTAAAATTTAACAGTTAGTTGCAATACAAATACTCTTGGAGGTTGTATATCCATTGGTCGTCCCATCACTTCACGGTTGAACATGTTGTTGACGATGAAGGAAATTTTTGTTGTTTTCATCAGTTGATACGACAAACGATAATCAAAAATATAATCGCCTTGGTCGTGTGCTGCACGGTATTCTTTCATCCCTGGAAAGAATACCACAAAATACGAATCGATATTTTCCATAAAACTATTCGCACGCACACTTAAGCCAGTACTTACTTTTTTATACCCCAACTCTACATCTCCTTTTCCGGAATGTTTAAAACGGTATTTCAACAAATTATTTTTTGTGGTGTTAAATGCTGAATCGCGCGCCAAATCAAAATTGGTTTGTATGGCATCAATGTAGGTATACCCCAACAAAACTGCGACATCTATCGGTCCGATTTTCCCTGCACCCATCATTGAAACGTCAATTCCTTTGATGCGTGTGTTTCCAATATTTTTAGATTGAAAACCTAATCCGTACGTTGGAGGAACCGATGGACCATATTGACCAAATGTAAATTCCATCATGTTATTGTATTCAGTCCAAAAGGCAGCCACATCCAAATATCCTTGCCATTCACCCAAACGCAAACCTTGTTTTATACCAATCTCGCTGCTCCATCCACTTTCCGGCTTTAAGCTATCATTCGGATAAATATCCAATCCGCTGGCACTTGTTTTAATGTATCGCTCTGCAACAGACGGGAATCTGAAACCTTGACCGAAAGAGGCTCTCACGTAGGTCGCTTTAAACAAATGGTAATTGGCTCCTGCACGAAAAACCGGCTTTACTTTCGATTGTTTTGCAATCGGTTTCGATCTATCCATCAGCAAATACACATCTTCTTTTGTTTCTACCGAATCGGTTTTAAAATATTCACCTCGGGCACCAACAGAAACGGTCAGCTTTTTCCACTTCTTATCCAACTGCGTGAACAAAGAGGTATTTGTGCTAAAGTGTGTGCCATAAAGCGGACCGGAATGTACTTCATTGTAATTGTACACAGCGCCCATGGTCCAGGTTAATCCCTTTTCAAATCGTTTTTGAAATTGATATTCTGTATAATAAACATCTGCGGTTGATTCCTGATCGGTATTATTTTTATTCACAGTACGGAAAAATCGTCCACGCAATGTATGGCGTGCATTGTTTTTAGTAAAGTAGGTCATGTAGGGATCAATGTTGGTGCGATAGGTGGTGTAATGACTTAAATCACCACCTGCAGGGCGATATGCTCCGGAATCAGCATTTTCCCAAACTAAAAACAAACCGCCTTTTGTACGAATAGTATTGGCATTTACACCGACCTGTAATCCTTGCAATTTCCCTTTAAAGCGGTAGCGCAAATTGGTGTTGGCA
This portion of the Bacteroidota bacterium genome encodes:
- a CDS encoding sulfite exporter TauE/SafE family protein: MIENLPLFIFLVLLAEIVGTIGGFGSSLFFVPIATYFLDFHSVLGITALFHVSSNLSKIIFFRKGFDKKLIFSIGIPAVVFVIVGAYLSKLIDTTILEFSLAIFLIVVSLVFLIFKNLELKPTLPNAIGGGVISGFVAGLLGTGGAIRGLTLAAYNLKMEVFIATSAIIDLAIDSSRSVVYFFNGYMRKDLLYLIPILLVASIIGTYIGKKILTKISEIQFKYIVLLLILATGIITLVKAF
- a CDS encoding DUF1801 domain-containing protein codes for the protein MKKINSIDQHIAQFPKETQQLLELLRMTIRQAAPTAEEVISYSMPAFKQNGVLVWFTGYKNHIGFYPSSSPIEIFKEQLTKYKTSKGAIQFSLDKPLPLPLITKIVKFRIKQDSEKAVAKKNVKKCSKGHTFTKTSACPTCPICEQKRKPKEGFLSYFAAPARRALENKGIKTVKQLSKFTQAEMMALHGIGPSSLPIFQKALKSEGLTFKKKA
- a CDS encoding 3-hydroxyanthranilate 3,4-dioxygenase, whose translation is MMITRPFNFKKWIDDNRHLLKPPVNNKVVYEDTEFIIMVVGGPNARKDYHYNESEEFFYQLEGDVTVKVQENGKAVDVPIKEGEIFLLPPRVPHNPGRPANTVGLVIERKRREGEEDGLMWFCEKCNEPLFVKKFKLTNIMTQFQETFAHFYGSIDLRTCKKCGAVMEPPVAAKQENAH
- a CDS encoding T9SS type A sorting domain-containing protein, which produces MKFWFKLALALYLFACKSIAQTYFNNSYEIGGIAHGSTSVLDDSVGYLVLGQEITTSYRAMSFVKTDYSGDTIWTKSFPQNQFAYYTGYSNSLIRTNDNKIAFGGTIINLLDSTDSGNALLVKLNNSADTLWMKMYGGSGLDVANITIQSADSGFVLIGATTSYGSGQSDFYMVKTDSLGGFQWQKTFGTSAQEEAYSGIKTLDNGYLLTGHQSGQMYIVKTDEDGNFQWERTIAGSAGQGFIQQFADSTYVLVGSKFVTGLSYQAYITKLTKTGATIWEQTYGGIGDQQLFAVPIILSDGSVVCSGVVSSGSPQGILIKVDSSGNEKWMRTYYKGSIYNDLFDLKLTTDNGFVMTGTTYLSTQDSWLIKVDSAGCEIANCNVGVNESEIQKPKLNIFPVPARDEITILIEGEDMDDYEITVFNILGETLKTSIENTKISISNFAAGVYFISAKSKKNQNRTVQKIIIEK
- a CDS encoding TonB-dependent receptor codes for the protein MKKILTPLFFISISASLFAQDAYLKGKISDSKSKETLVGAAVVVDDTTGTVTDINGNYFFKTTEGKHKIEYKSLEFKIQIVTIELKANDTVINNIVLESDSKQLGIVVVSAGKFEQNLNEVTVSMEVLKPSLIENKSIQSIENAVDQVPGVNVIDGQANIRGGSGFSYGAGSRVLVMVDEMPMLTADAGDVKWTFLPVENCEQIEVIKGASSALFGSSAMNGVINFRTAYAKNEPETKIHFYGGVYDRPRRDSLAWWWGDTQPTYSGINFYHAQKIKQFDIVLGGNLYDDDGYRYLETEQRYRANTNLRYRFKGKLQGLQVGVNANTIRTKGGLFLVWENADSGAYRPAGGDLSHYTTYRTNIDPYMTYFTKNNARHTLRGRFFRTVNKNNTDQESTADVYYTEYQFQKRFEKGLTWTMGAVYNYNEVHSGPLYGTHFSTNTSLFTQLDKKWKKLTVSVGARGEYFKTDSVETKEDVYLLMDRSKPIAKQSKVKPVFRAGANYHLFKATYVRASFGQGFRFPSVAERYIKTSASGLDIYPNDSLKPESGWSSEIGIKQGLRLGEWQGYLDVAAFWTEYNNMMEFTFGQYGPSVPPTYGLGFQSKNIGNTRIKGIDVSMMGAGKIGPIDVAVLLGYTYIDAIQTNFDLARDSAFNTTKNNLLKYRFKHSGKGDVELGYKKVSTGLSVRANSFMENIDSYFVVFFPGMKEYRAAHDQGDYIFDYRLSYQLMKTTKISFIVNNMFNREVMGRPMDIQPPRVFVLQLTVKF